In a single window of the Papaver somniferum cultivar HN1 chromosome 8, ASM357369v1, whole genome shotgun sequence genome:
- the LOC113305093 gene encoding uncharacterized protein LOC113305093: MSLLCSCCGERSEFIGKKGDVALAWKDGFDIVVNNSGQQGFVCSTKSIKADKDEVLDTIKPKLCSLDNDILEAPLSDEEIRVIAFQMGAKKAPGPDGFTGLFYQSYWDIVGDNVTQMVKQFYKKNKTNLGSAAIKLDMSKAYDRLEWSFLAKAMEKLGFNPKWIRLIMNCISIVSYSILLNGSHIGKFKPERGLRQGDRMSPYLYIVCAEAFTSYIKHLEDSNLVHGIKCAKTGPSISHILFADDSLLFTMATIPDFHAIKNYLQKYCNAIGQEINFNKSGLFFSSKIHPRHRKMLAKILNITTLNLGEKYLGTPITILKSKTQTHLSMLSTAEKRVNNWLTQFLAQAGKSTLVKHVGQAMSLYQMATFLIPKSICNKIDSHLNRYWWGEDLDTKKSKLHLIAWENICKTKKEGGLGFRISEINNLAMMARSVWKLIENPSSLLAQVLKAKYYANSDVLNSYCPDKASWVWKCLHNTMNKIKPFISWVVGEGNFIDPWCNWIPRKGVATPKANSIPDKNLKVSDIINHDTRTWDTKKLSDVFDQSSKEMIQKIPLRSESSIDRRIWTPTKDGVFTTKSAYTTFSVRGDDSESDLWSAVWKLKVPARIQLFVWKALKRALPVNEILHKRIHISEYICPKWKLKTESTMHALVTYSSHQFIYAESKNLISCSAEEAEICGIKDALRVAKEMKMDRIIIEADAAENMGWYVPPVWLLPALCGDFRDEPTDVL; encoded by the exons ATGTCATTGCTGTGCAGCTGTTGTGGTGAAAG GAGTGAATTTATAGGAAAGAAAGGAGATGTAGCACTTGCTTGGAAGGATGGATTCGACATTGTTGTAAACAATTCCGGCCAACAAGGGTTTGTATGCTCAACTAAATCTATCAAAGCAGATAAG GATGAGGTATTAGATACTATCAAACCTAAATTGTGTTCTCTGGACAATGATATCTTGGAAGCCCCATTATCCGATGAGGAGATAAGAGTGATTGCTTTCCAAATGGGGGCAAAAAAAGCACCAGGGCCAGATGGCTTTACTGGTCTTTTTTACCAGTCTTACTGGGATATTGTGGGGGATAATGTTACTCAAATGGTTAAACA ATTttataaaaagaataaaacaaatCTTGGAAGTGCTGCAATCAAGCTGGACATGTCCAAGGCTTATGATAGATTGGAATGGTCATTTTTGGCTAAAGCTATGGAAAAATTGGGGTTTAATCCAAAGTGGATTAGACTAATTATGAACTGCATAAGTATTGTTTCCTATTCAATTCTCCTAAATGGAAGTCATATTGGGAAATTCAAACCTGAAAGAGGTTTAAGACAAGGGGACCGTATGTCCCCTTATCTATACATTGTATGTGCTGAAGCCTTTACTTCATATATTAAACACTTGGAGGATTCTAACCTGGTACATGGTATAAAATGTGCTAAGACTGGTCCTTCCATTAGTCACATTTTGTTTGCAGATGACAGTCTACTCTTCACTATGGCAACTATCCCTGATTTTCATGCTATCAAAAATTATCTGCAAAAGTATTGCAATGCAATTGGTCAAGAGATTAATTTCAATAAGTCAGGGTTATTCTTTAGCTCTAAAATCCATCCAAGGCATAGAAAAATGTTAGCCAAAATCCTAAACATCACTACTCTCAATCTAGGAGAGAAGTATTTGGGAACTCCAATTACTATCCTAAAATCTAAAACACAAACCCATCTCTCTATGTTGAGTACAGCGGAGAAAAGGGTGAATAATTGGCTAACTCAATTTCTAGCTCAGGCTGGCAAGTCCACACTGGTAAAGCATGTAGGACAAGCAATGTCACTTTACCAAATGGCTACTTTTTTAATTCCAAAAAGCATATGCAATAAAATTGATTCTCACCTTAATAGATACTGGTGGGGGGAGGATCTAGACACAAAGAAGAGTAAATTGCATCTCATAGCTTGGGAGAATATCTGCAAAACCAAGAAAGAAGGTGGATTAGGATTTAGAATCAGTGAGATAAACAACTTAGCCATGATGGCTAGAAGTGTTTGGAAATTAATAGAAAATCCATCTTCTCTTCTGGCGCAAGTTCTGAAAGCAAAATATTATGCAAACAGTGATGTCTTGAACTCTTATTGTCCTGATAAGGCTTCTTGGGTATGGAAATGTCTACATAACACAATGAACAAAATAAAACCATTTATCTCATGGGTAGTGGGGGAAGGAAATTTTATAGACCCATGGTGTAATTGGATACCTAGGAAAGGAGTTGCAACACCAAAAGCAAACTCAATTCCTGATAAGAACTTAAAAGTAAGTGATATTATTAATCATGACACAAGAACATGGGATACAAAAAAATTAAGTGATGTTTTTGACCAATCTTCAAAAGAGATGATTCAAAAAATCCCTCTTAGATCTGAATCTTCTATAGACAGAAGAATTTGGACTCCAACTAAAGATGGAGTCTTTACTACAAAGTCTGCATATACCACCTTTAGTGTGAGGGGGGATGATTCTGAATCTGATTTATGGAGTGCAGTTTGGAAACTGAAAGTGCCTGCAAGAATCCAACTTTTTGTATggaaggctctaaaaagggcacTACCAGTGAATgaaattcttcataaaagaattcATATATCTGAATACATTTGCCCTAAATGGAAATTGAAGACGGAATCAACAATGCATGCTTTAGTCACCT ATTCTTCTCATCAATTTATCTACGCAGAGTCGAAGAACCTGATTTCTTGTTCTGCAGAAGAAGCGGAGATCTGTGGGATTAAAGATGCCTTAAGAGTTGCGAAGGAGATGAAGATGGATCGAATTATAATCGAAGCTGATGCCGCAGAA AACATGGGTTGGTATGTGCCACCGGTTTGGCTCCTACCTGCCCTGTGTGGCGACTTTAGGGACGAACCAACTGATGTTCTGTAA